One part of the Puniceicoccaceae bacterium genome encodes these proteins:
- a CDS encoding RnfABCDGE type electron transport complex subunit D — translation MNVSVASSPHFSNTTTSTQRMMIDVMIALIPVVALSLWVFRWHAIVQIGLCMLVCALTESAWKKLSGKPASIADASGLLTGLILGLSLPWSAPLYVPIIASFMAIALGKMVFGGLGMNLFNPAMVGRAFVMLSFAGALGASAYVYPDASSTILTQATPLTLAKESAGASMPGFWPLFLGTTNGSIGETSALAILTGGAYLLVRRTAAWQIPAGVLASCIVLGLIFEFTGISNLNVIQHLASGSLLFGAFFIATDPVSSPLAPKGRLIFGLGVGTLIMILRVFSSYPEGVMFAVLLMNAVVPLINRWTIPTPIGGPIPAKP, via the coding sequence ATGAACGTTTCCGTCGCATCTTCCCCCCACTTTTCCAACACGACCACCAGCACCCAGCGCATGATGATCGATGTCATGATTGCACTGATTCCTGTGGTGGCCCTGTCCCTGTGGGTCTTCCGCTGGCATGCCATCGTTCAAATCGGGCTGTGCATGCTCGTGTGTGCACTCACCGAATCGGCATGGAAAAAACTCTCCGGAAAGCCCGCTTCTATTGCTGATGCCTCGGGACTGCTCACCGGTTTGATCCTCGGATTATCGCTCCCCTGGAGTGCACCGCTGTATGTTCCCATCATCGCATCTTTCATGGCCATTGCCCTTGGCAAGATGGTCTTTGGCGGACTGGGTATGAATCTGTTCAATCCTGCCATGGTCGGTCGCGCATTTGTGATGCTGAGTTTTGCGGGTGCTCTGGGAGCCAGTGCCTATGTGTATCCGGATGCATCCAGCACCATCCTCACCCAGGCCACTCCTCTGACGCTCGCAAAAGAATCTGCGGGTGCCAGCATGCCGGGATTCTGGCCCCTGTTTCTGGGGACCACTAACGGTTCCATCGGGGAAACCAGCGCGCTCGCCATTCTGACCGGAGGTGCCTACCTGCTGGTGCGTCGCACTGCAGCTTGGCAGATTCCCGCTGGTGTTCTCGCCAGCTGCATCGTACTGGGGTTGATCTTTGAGTTCACCGGCATTTCCAATCTGAACGTCATTCAGCATCTTGCTTCGGGTTCCTTGCTCTTCGGTGCGTTCTTCATTGCAACCGACCCGGTATCAAGTCCGCTCGCCCCCAAAGGACGACTGATCTTTGGCCTGGGTGTCGGGACTCTGATCATGATCCTGCGCGTGTTCAGTTCCTATCCCGAGGGAGTCATGTTTGCCGTACTGCTCATGAACGCAGTCGTTCCCCTCATCAACCGATGGACCATTCCAACCCCCATCGGAGGACCCATCCCCGCAAAGCCGTGA
- the rsxC gene encoding electron transport complex subunit RsxC: MKAAISLKNLPKFTFRKGIHPPEYKSYAEHQAIEVLPTPDTVRIPLLQHLGAPAKVSIEPRAAVKVGDIIAESGGFISTNLHASVSGKTAREGIITLPNGRRVTTIPIKADPEQELEGDALKQAFLGGDWNVNLDEIDASSISKAALQAGIVGMGGAAFPSHVKLMRNDDRPITDLIINGCECEPFLTADHRLMLESPQSILAGALIARHATGATRISICIEDNKPDAIQTMIHAIGDRDIDVKIMRSKYPQGGEKSLVMAALGKAIPTGGLPLDVGVVVLNVGTVASLARMVLRGMPLTHRIVTVTGPGVVHPKNLLVPIGTDFETVLQYCGGLKEEAARIIAGGPMMGFSVTDLSTPVTKGTSGITVLTAKELNAAATTACVRCGLCVDTCPLDLVPTKLAMAARYKHLEVLQRYHVDACMECGCCAYQCPANIPLVQLIRAGKIYNRTHS; encoded by the coding sequence ATGAAGGCTGCAATTTCCCTGAAAAACCTTCCCAAGTTCACATTCCGAAAGGGTATACACCCCCCTGAATACAAGTCCTACGCGGAACATCAGGCCATTGAGGTGCTTCCCACTCCGGATACCGTGCGCATCCCACTCTTGCAGCACCTGGGAGCACCTGCAAAAGTAAGCATCGAACCCCGCGCCGCGGTGAAGGTTGGCGATATCATTGCAGAGTCGGGAGGATTCATCTCCACCAATCTTCACGCATCCGTGTCGGGCAAAACCGCACGCGAAGGCATCATCACGCTACCAAATGGTCGACGGGTTACCACCATTCCGATCAAGGCAGACCCTGAGCAGGAACTTGAGGGTGATGCCCTGAAGCAGGCATTTCTCGGTGGAGACTGGAACGTGAATCTCGACGAAATCGATGCCAGCTCCATTTCAAAAGCAGCACTGCAGGCAGGCATCGTCGGCATGGGTGGCGCCGCGTTCCCTTCCCATGTCAAGTTGATGCGCAACGACGACCGCCCGATCACGGATCTGATCATCAACGGTTGCGAATGCGAACCATTCCTCACTGCCGATCACCGGCTCATGCTCGAATCCCCGCAATCCATCCTTGCCGGTGCCCTCATCGCCCGGCATGCAACGGGAGCGACACGAATTTCGATCTGCATTGAAGACAACAAGCCGGATGCGATTCAAACCATGATTCATGCCATCGGAGATCGTGACATCGATGTGAAGATCATGCGTTCCAAATACCCGCAAGGCGGGGAGAAATCCCTCGTGATGGCAGCTCTGGGCAAGGCCATCCCCACGGGAGGTCTGCCGCTCGATGTAGGTGTCGTGGTGCTCAACGTCGGCACCGTTGCATCACTGGCCCGCATGGTGCTGCGAGGCATGCCGCTGACTCACCGCATTGTGACGGTGACGGGTCCGGGTGTTGTTCATCCCAAAAACCTTCTCGTGCCCATTGGGACCGATTTTGAAACCGTGCTGCAGTACTGCGGAGGTTTGAAAGAGGAAGCCGCACGCATCATCGCCGGAGGCCCCATGATGGGATTTTCCGTAACTGACCTCTCCACTCCCGTCACCAAGGGAACCAGCGGCATCACGGTGCTCACCGCAAAAGAGCTGAATGCCGCAGCCACGACCGCCTGCGTTCGCTGTGGACTCTGCGTCGATACATGTCCGCTTGATCTCGTTCCCACCAAACTGGCAATGGCCGCACGGTACAAGCACCTCGAAGTGCTGCAGCGCTACCATGTTGACGCCTGCATGGAGTGTGGCTGCTGCGCCTACCAATGTCCCGCCAACATTCCGCTGGTTCAACTCATCCGGGCGGGCAAAATTTACAATCGAACCCACAGCTGA